A segment of the Arachis hypogaea cultivar Tifrunner chromosome 5, arahy.Tifrunner.gnm2.J5K5, whole genome shotgun sequence genome:
TGTAATATActtaaatgaataaaaattatatatataagtaatattttttaaaaatataaaagataaaaacgtTCAAGaccttttctatttaaaaattagaagGATAAAGAGTTTAAATAATTTTTCACACTAAAAGGTTTCGAAATTTATTATTAGGGGTTTCATGGGTACTAGTCCTGAATCAGGCCAACTAATGTCAATATTGTTGAAGCTATTGAATGCCAAAAAGACGATTGAAATTGGAGTGTTTACTGGCTACTCTCTTCTTCTTACCGCTCTTAACATTCCTCTTGATGGAAAGGTTTgcacaattttttatattttatttagagaaatagataaatagattcttaatattttaattcaaagatAAATAAGTTATTAACTAACTGAAAATACAAAAACGTTTTTCACCTTTTGAAATGCGACACTTACAAGTTCTTTCTTCTAAAATATATAAGGACAAATAAGttatcaaaaaaatttatatgttacATATTTTAAAATGTGAgggacatttttatatttttgattaGTTAGTGACTTAGTCTTAgtatgataaatttttttaaacacgTGTTTCTGCTTTTCAAAAGCACAAACACTTCattttgtgtttgataaattaaaaaatttacgtACTTGTATTTGAGGCTTTTAAAAGTTAGGAGTGCTAGGAACTTATTTAtcgttttctattttatttattgtgtTTATTATTGAGTCGtttatttatcttattatttaatttgctaTAGTATCTTTTTACTTGCTTCAACGTCTTACTTATGTTATGAATAAATATAGTaggaaaataagataatttataatTGAGATGAAATGTCaatatatgattaaataacaaaataagaataTAGGTTTGATATTGCTTTAGACATTGAGCAAATAAGTAAGCTTAATGAAGTATTTAATAGTCAAGATAACAAATTATTAGGTCatgtaaatttaaatttaaaataaatccagcatatatatttcaattttctttttataaaagaaaaacattATAAATATTGCAGATTACAGCCATAGATATTGACAGAAAAGCTTATGAGGTTGGATTACCATTCATCAAAAAGGCTGGAGTAGAGCACAAGATTGATTTTATAGAGTCTCCAGCTCTGCCAATTTTGGACAAACTATTGCAAGATGTAAGCATTTTTCTTTGCTTGGAGAAACATAGGTTTTatgagaaattaatttttatatgctCTAACAGCAAATCaaatcatttaatttttattactcaTTGTTTGTCATACAAcaatgtaaatttatttatttttaaaatgatatcTATATCCATACTTTCATACTATATATAATAGCAATATGAGAAGAGTTGGTGCATAACATTACTTTTTGAAAtaccttttattatatatataatccatatatttttttcttttgttattttgaaaacttaaacCCAAAACCTATTAATTAACTTATAATCAATTTGTCATCTCAACTAattccattttcattgcttttacaCAGAGTGAATAGAGCAAGCAAACGACTTGATTTGTTCACATAACATTTAAAGAATTTCTCATATAACCTTTGTTCCTCTAATAATTTAACtgtctttttctttccttgattTCCAGACATAAAAAAACTTACTAATtattacttcttcttcttcttcttattattattattattattattattattatattcttggtctGTTTTTGGTGTAGCCTTCAAACTTGGGAACTTATGACTTCGCCTTCATTGATGCTGACAAATGGAGCTATGTGAAGTACCATGAGAGGCTCATAAATCTGGTGAAGGTTGGTGGGTTGCTTGTCTACGATGACACACTCTTAGGTGGATTTGTTGTGTGGCCTGAACAGGATGTTGAAGCTTCTCACAGACCATATCGAAAAGCTTTAATCGAAGTCAACGACGCACTCGCCACAGACCCACGCGTTGAGATCGCTCTTGCTTCTGTTGGAGATGGACTCACTATTTGCAGGCGCATTGCATGATACTACCTAAATCATCCTTTCACTTTAAATATCAAAC
Coding sequences within it:
- the LOC112802037 gene encoding probable caffeoyl-CoA O-methyltransferase At4g26220, translating into MENIEEPMDSNVPVILQSEKLAEYIVETAVYPREPQLLKELRELTQNYPRGFMGTSPESGQLMSILLKLLNAKKTIEIGVFTGYSLLLTALNIPLDGKITAIDIDRKAYEVGLPFIKKAGVEHKIDFIESPALPILDKLLQDPSNLGTYDFAFIDADKWSYVKYHERLINLVKVGGLLVYDDTLLGGFVVWPEQDVEASHRPYRKALIEVNDALATDPRVEIALASVGDGLTICRRIA